From one Xiphias gladius isolate SHS-SW01 ecotype Sanya breed wild chromosome 12, ASM1685928v1, whole genome shotgun sequence genomic stretch:
- the plaa gene encoding phospholipase A-2-activating protein: MASSNSYKLRCSIPGHEMDVRGLAAAVFPDGAFVSVSRDRTGRVWVPNSSPDKGFTEMHCMSGHSNFVSCVCIIAPSETYPRGLIATGGNDSTICVFTLDRPQPLFTLKGHKNTVCTLSSGKFGTLLSGSWDTTAKVWLNEKCMMTLQGHSAAVWAVVILPEQGLMLSGSADKTIKLWKAGRCEKTFTGHEDCVRGLAVINNTEFFSCSNDTSIRRWLVTGECVQVYYSHTNYIYSVAVFPNCQDFVSTGEDRTLRIWRKGECSQTIRLPAQSVWCCCILPNGDIAVGASDGIIRVFTEAEDRMASAEDLQAFEDELSKATIDPKTGDLGDIKLEDLPGREHLNEPGNRDGQTRLIKDGQKVEAYQWNVSDDRWVKIGDVVGGSNQQISKSVMYEGKEYDYVFTIDVNEGGPSMKLPYNVSEDPWLTAHNFLQKNDLSPMFLDQVANFIIENTKGHVVGPAQPAGGDPFTGAARYIPGSSDDRPGFGADPFTGSGRYIPGSGPSPNAPVGVADPFTGGGAYSSADIRQTATNIYFPKIDGVTFEQANTTQITAKLKELNKGAPQEHKLSEEILESLERLLVSVCGPNSSEPTPNIQQINLLWKASHWPEDIVFPVLDIMRLAVRHPQVNESLCGEAEGVQLCNHLLSLMRPEGRPANQMLALRTLCNCFSGRQGRALLMAQRETVLSRAADLATVSNKNIHIALATLVLNYAGCLHSQPDLEAKAQCLSVASRALETVQDREAVFRLLVALGTTVASDQTARDLARSLGVNSQISKYSSVSDPSKVGECCQLVLKELQ; encoded by the exons ATGGCATCATCTAACTCATACAAACTCAGGTGCTCCATCCCGGGCCACGAAATGGACGTTAGAGGACTCgcagctgctgtttttccagACGGAGCTTTCGTGTCCGTGTCTAGAGACCGAACCGGAAGAGTCTGGGTACCAAACTCAAG CCCAGACAAAGGCTTCACAGAGATGCATTGTATGTCTGGCCACTCAAATTTTGTATCCTGTGTATGCATCATTGCACCAAGTGAGACGTATCCTCGAGGGCTCATTGCCACAGGTGGGAATGATAGTaccatttgtgttttcacactGGACCGACCACAGCCCCTGTTCACTCTcaagggtcacaaaaatacag TTTGCACTCTGTCATCTGGGAAGTTTGGGACACTTTTGAGCGGCTCCTGGGACACCACAGCTAAAGTCTGGCTCAATGAGAAGTGCATGATGACCTTGCAG GGCCACTCTGCGGCAGTGTGGGCAGTGGTCATATTACCCGAACAAGGCCTAATGCTATCTGGATCAGCAGATAAGACCATAAAGCTTTGGAAAGCTGGCCGATGTGAGAAAACATTTACAG gTCATGAGGACTGTGTAAGGGGACTAGCAGTGATCAACAACACTGAGTTCTTCTCTTGCAGCAATGACACAAGTATCAGGAGGTGGCTAGTGACAGGCGAATGTGTACAGGTCTATTACAGCCACACCAACTACATCTACAGCGTAGCTGTCTTCCCCAATTGCCAAG ATTTTGTAAGtacaggagaggacaggactTTAAGGATATGGAGGAAGGGAGAGTGCTCTCAGACCATCCGCCTGCCTGCCCAGTCTGTCTGGTGCTGCTGTATTCTACCTAATGGAGATATAGCAGTTGGAGCCAG TGATGGCATTATCCGTGTTTTTACGGAAGCTGAGGACCGCATGGCCAGTGCAGAGGACCTACAGGCCTTTGAGGATGAGCTCTCCAAAGCCACTATTGACCCCAAGACAGGTGACCTTGGAGACATCAAACTGGAGGATCTTCCTGGAAGGGAACACCTTAATGAGCCTG GAAATCGTGATGGACAGACACGGCTGATCAAAGATGGACAGAAGGTGGAGGCATATCAGTGGAATGTCAGTGATGACCGCTGGGTAAAAATTGGAGACGTGGTCGGAGGCTCAAACCAACAGATTTCCAAGAGTGTGATGTACGAAGGAAAG GAATACGACTACGTCTTCACCATTGACGTGAATGAGGGTGGGCCGTCCATGAAGCTGCCTTACAACGTGTCAGAGGACCCCTGGCTGACAGCACATAACTTTTTGCAGAAGAATGACCTCAGCCCCATGTTCCTCGACCAGGTTGCCAATTTTATCATAGAGAACACCAAAGGCCATGTGGTGGGACCAGCCCAGCCTGCTGGTGGTGATCCATTCACAG GAGCAGCTCGGTATATCCCCGGGTCTTCTGATGATAGGCCAGGCTTTGGAGCTGATCCCTtcacag gcTCTGGTCGCTACATCCCAGGGTCTGGTCCAAGCCCAAATGCTCCTGTGGGTGTGGCAGATCCCTTCACAG GTGGAGGTGCCTACTCCTCAGCAGACATCAGACAGACGGCAACTAACATCTACTTCCCCAAGATTGATGGTGTGACTTTTGAGCAAGCAAATACCACACAGATCACTG CCAAGCTGAAGGAGCTAAATAAAGGTGCCCCTCAGGAGCACAAGCTTTCGGAGGAAATTCTGGAAAGCCTCGAAAGGCTGctagtgtctgtctgtgggcCTAACTCCTCTGAACCTACTCCAAACATCCAACAGATCAACCTACTCTGGAAGGCCTCCCACTGGCCTGAAG ACATAGTGTTTCCTGTCCTGGACATTATGAGACTGGCAGTGCGCCACCCTCAGGTTAACGAGAGCCTCTgtggagaggcagagggagtcCAGTTGTGCAACCACCTGCTGAGCCTGATGAGGCCTGAGGGGCGTCCTGCCAACCAAATGTTGGCGCTGCGGACTTTGTGTAACTGCTTTAGTGGCAGGCAAGGCCGAGCCCTCCTCATGGCCCAGCGTGAAACGGTGCTATCACGTGCTGCTGACCTGGCCACTGTCAGCAATAAGAACATCCACATTGCCCTTGCCACTCTGGTGCTTAACTACGCTGGATGCCTGCATAGCCAACCCGATCTTGAGGCCAAGGCCCAGTGCCTCTCTGTGGCCAGTAGAGCTCTAGAGACGGTACAAGACAGGGAGGCTGTGTTTAGGCTGCTAGTGGCTTTGGGAACCACAGTGGCCTCAGACCAGACAGCCCGGGACCTGGCTCGCTCTTTGGGGGTCAACTCTCAGATTTCCAAGTACTCATCAGTGTCTGATCCATCTAAGGTGGGCGAGTGTTGCCAGCTGGTTTTAAAAGAACtacaataa